The following are encoded in a window of Eschrichtius robustus isolate mEscRob2 chromosome 1, mEscRob2.pri, whole genome shotgun sequence genomic DNA:
- the MAP1A gene encoding microtubule-associated protein 1A: protein METEAGPWRPFDVAMETSPGLGLRSPGSPLAQNPAEPLCEAGAAVAAARWDLRKHSLLIVIGDIGTENQLRAVRAHLEQGILSWNIDLSSIDLNQQLRLFITRHLAHFSSEVKGQRTLCHQSEILETIVLVNPSADSISSEVHHLLSSPSAHKLLILSGQSLEPGGDLILQSGTYSYQNFAQVLHNPEIAQLLSNRDPGIQAFLTVSCLGEGDWSHLGLSTSQETLHLRLNPEPMLPTMDGVAEFSEYVSETVDVPSPFDLLEPPTSGGFLKLSKPCCYIFPGGRGDSALFAVNGFNILVDGGSDRKSCFWKLVRHLDRIDSVLLTHIGADNLPGINGLLQRKVAELEEEQSQGSSSYSDWVKNLISPELGVVFFNVPDKLRLPDASRKAKRSIEEACLTLQHLNRLGIQAEPLYRVVSNTIEPLTLFHKMGVGRLDMYVLNPVKDSKEMQFLMQKWAGNSKAKTGIVLANGKEAEISVPYLTSITALVVWLPANPTEKIVRVLFPGNAPQNKILEGLEKLRHLDFLRYPVATQKELATGAVPPNLKPSKIKQRADSKESLKATTKTAVGKLAKREEVAEEGAKEARSELAKELAKTEKKVKESSEKPPEKPAKPERVRTESSEALKAEKRKLIKDKVGKKHLKEKISKLEEKKDKEKKEIKKERKELKKDEGRKEEKKDAKKEEKRKDTKPEVKKISKPDLKPFTPEVRKTLYKAKAPGRVKMEKSRAARGEKELSSEPRTPPAQKGAAPFPTRELALSSPEDLTQDFEELKREETGLLAEQRDTGLGEKPLPPDTAEEGLPSTAAPGAPPSVPGLEPEEPVIKEKEAVPDIPEEQGSKDRGPDSGAETEKERAPWEEKKAKESEGLPDRTEAREESEPEVKEDVIEKAELEEMEELHPSDEEEEEETKAEGFYQKHIQEALTVTPRGREALGGQELGLQGKAPEKETSSFLSSLATPAGATEHVSYIQDETIPGYSETEQTISDEEIHDEPEERAAPPRFPTGTYDLPGPEGPGPFEASQPADNAVPTTSSKGYGAPEAELTYPPNMVAAPLAEEEHVSSATSITECDKLSSFATSVAEDQSVASLTAPQTEETGKSSLLLDTVTSIPSSHTEATQGLDYVPSAGTISPTSSLEEDKGFKSPPCEEFSVTGESEKRGEIVRRGLSGERAVEEVEEEEETANVQMSEKLHGQYEPMMFAAPGHAPHPGEPAVGEAEERCLSPDDSTVKMASPPPSGPPSATHTPFHQSPVEENSEPQDFQEADSWGDTKRTPGVGKEDAAEGTVKPGPEEGTPEEEGKLPPPRSPQAQEAPISIVGGHAGCTIQLLPEQDKAIVFETVEVGEPTGLILETEALPRDLRTSHQEPGEPQKDEVLRFPERGLSPEEVESLSVLSVVSPDIASQEAIPRSPCGLTEQHLHKDLWPQVSPEDTRSLSLSEESPSKETSLDISSKQLSPESLGTLQFGELTLGKEEKGPLMQTEDTSHRLAPVSIPEARAATVSPPTDGTSGYAAQADVTDESPDGKLPASSFSHSTLLGDGKHSPGMITSHGEHILTPESSLTKSPESLPSPAMEDIAMEWEGKVPELKDRPPEQKEKGPEPKDEVLQQKDRSLAQKDTAICRKDEVLEEKDKAVEQRDEALEQKGRDLEHRDTALEQKDKALEGKDKDLGPKDRDLEPKGKTLEQEDKVPGEKDEILEQKVRDSEHKDKVPEDKVPELKGKALEQKDEAPEQDKAPEQKDKALEKKDQALEQKYLALEQKGEALEQNIKAVEQKDKILEEKDKTQEQESPVQEDETMTLKEKILEEKSPEKVKAVGQKEEALLEKTKALGLEESPVQEDKAREQDEKCWKEQDVVQQWQEASPARGEPAGEQKEPARTWEDTSPEQEDRYWRGREDVVLEQDTYWRELSCERKVWFPHELGGQGARPRFTEERESTFLDEGPDDEQEVPPLEHTPKSPWASDFKGFQEPSPQKELEVERWLAESPVGLPPEEEDKLTRSPFEIISPPASPPEMVGQRVPPATGQDSPIPDAKPMPPMRNEPTAPSWLADIPPWVPKDRPLPPAPLSPAPAPPTPAPQPLTPAPFSWDTAEYDSVVAAVQEGAAELEGGPYSPLGKDYRKAEGEREEEGGVEVPDSSPCRSKVPEAGKSHASKEPEQTEPEQREPTPYPDERSFQYADIYEQMMFTGLGPACPTREPPLGAAGDWPPHISTKEEAAGRSTSAEKEFSSPVSPHRLQFDTPTFSYAALAGPTVPPKQEPEPGPSVDPSLTPPAIPPRAPIPQSKGPSPPLNGNILSRSPDRRTPSPKEPGRGHWDDSTSDLELEKGAREQPEKEAQSPSPPQPMPAGPSTLWPESEAHTSPSSDSHLGPARPSLDFPASAFGFSSLQPAPPQLPSPAEPRSAPCGSLAFSGDRALALAPGPPTRARHDEYLEVTKAPSLDSSLPQLPSPSSPGAPLSSLPRPASPALSEGSSSEATTPVISSVAERFPPGLEAAEQGSVELVPGMEPAAHGLWDLTPLSPAPPASLDLAPALAPSLPGDMDEGTLPCRLECSGAATRKPSPLQGPSRDRATNGPTETSPKPPGPAPAEAEKGKAEACPTWERGAWPEGAERSSRPDTLLSPEQPLCPGGASGDQPRSVSPEMEAGPQGCAAEPRPHCGELSPSFLNPPLPRSTDDSDLLTEEARLVGRGGRRRVGAAGATGGPCPVADETPPTSVSDSGSSQSDSDVPPETEECPSITAEAALDSDEDGDFLPVDKAGGFSGTHHPRPGHDPPPIPQPDPRPSPPRPDVCMADPEGLGSESGRVERLREKEKTQGRVGRRAPGRAKPASPAQRLDLRGKRSPTPGKGTADRASRVPPRPRSTPSQVTPAEEKDGHSPMSKGLVNGLKAGPTALGSKGGSGPPVYVDLAYIPNHCSGKTADLDFFRRVRASYYVVSGNDPANGEPSRAVLDALLEGKAQWGENLQVTLIPTHDTEVTREWYQQTHEQQQQLNVLVLASSSTVVMQDESFPACKIEF, encoded by the exons ATGGAGACCGAGGCTGGGCCCTGGAGGCCTTTCGACGTTGCCATGGAGACAAGTCCCGGGCTAGGGCTCCGAAGCCCCGGCTCTCCACTGGCTCAGAACCCAGCGGAGCCGCTGTGCGAGGCCGGAGCCGCGGTGGCGGCGGCACGCTGGGACCTGCGGAAACACTCTTTGCTCATCGTGATCGGCGATATCGGTACAGAGAATCAGCTGAGGGCCGTTCGGGCCCACCTTGAGCAAG gGATTCTCTCCTGGAACATTGATTTATCATCCATTGACTTGAACCAACAATTGAGACTCTTCATTACCCGGCACCTAGCTCACTTCTCCTCAGAGGTCAAAG GCCAGAGGACCCTCTGCCACCAGAGTGAGATCCTAGAGACCATCGTCCTGGTAAACCCCAGTGCCGACAGCATCAGCTCCGAG GTTCACCACCTCCTTAGCAGCCCATCAGCTCACAAACTACTGATCTTGAGTGGGCAAAGTTTAGAGCCTGGGGGAGACCTTATCCTACAGAGTGGCACCTACTCCTATCAAAACTTTGCCCAGGTCCTTCACAACCCAGAG ATTGCCCAATTGCTCAGCAATAGAGACCCTGGGATCCAGGCTTTCCTCACTGTGTCCTGCTTAGGGGAGGGTGATTGGAGCCACCTGGGACTATCCACTTCCCAAGAGACCCTGCACCTCCGGCTAAACCCTGAGCCCATGCTGCCCACCATGGATGGCGTGGCTGAGTTCTCCGAGTACGTCTCTGAGACCGTGGATGTGCCATCCCCCTTTGACCTGCTGGAGCCCCCCACCTCAGGGGGCTTCCTCAAGCTCTCCAAGCCATGCTGCTACATCTTCCCTGGCGGCCGCGGAGACTCTGCCCTCTTTGCCGTTAATGGTTTCAACATCCTGGTGGATGGCGGCTCTGATCGCAAGTCCTGCTTCTGGAAGCTGGTGCGGCACCTGGACCGCATTGACTCCGTGCTGCTCACACACATCGGGGCAGACAACCTGCCAGGCATCAACGGACTCCTGCAGCGCAAAGTGGCAGAACTGGAGGAGGAGCAGTCCCAGGGCTCTAGCAGCTACAGTGACTGGGTGAAGAACCTCATCTCCCCCGAGCTTGGAGTCGTCTTCTTCAACGTGCCCGATAAGCTGCGGCTGCCTGATGCCTCACGGAAGGCCAAGCGCAGCATTGAGGAGGCCTGCCTCACTCTGCAGCACTTAAACCGCCTAGGCATCCAGGCCGAGCCCCTCTACCGTGTGGTCAGCAACACCATCGAGCCGCTGACCCTCTTCCACAAGATGGGTGTGGGCCGCCTGGACATGTACGTCCTCAACCCTGTCAAAGATAGCAAGGAGATGCAGTTCCTCATGCAAAAGTGGGCAGGCAACAGTAAAGCTAAGACAGGCATTGTGCTGGCTAATGGGAAGGAGGCTGAGATCTCGGTGCCCTACCTGACCTCCATCACTGCTCTGGTGGTCTGGCTACCAGCCAACCCCACTGAGAAGATTGTGCGTGTGCTTTTTCCAGGGAATGCTCCCCAGAACAAGATCTTGGAGGGCCTGGAAAAGCTTCGACACCTGGACTTCCTGCGCTACCCCGTGGCCACGCAGAAGGAGCTGGCCACTGGGGCTGTGCCTCCCAACCTCAAACCCAGCAAAATCAAACAGCGGGCTGATAGCAAGGAGAGCCTCAAGGCCACAACCAAGACAGCCGTGGGCAAGCTGGCCAAACGGGAGGAGGTGGCCGAAGAGGGAGCCAAGGAGGCCCGCTCAGAACTGGCCAAGGAGTTAGCCAAGACAGAGAAGAAGGTAAAGGAGTCATCTGAGAAGCCCCCAGAGAAGCCTGCCAAGCCTGAGAGGGTGAGGACAGAGTCGAGTGAGGCACTGAAGGCAGAGAAGCGAAAGCTGATCAAAGACAAGGTGGGGAAGAAGCACCTGAAAGAAAAGATATCAAagctggaagagaaaaaagacaaagagaagaaagagatcaagaaggagaggaaggagctcaagaaggatgaaggaaggaaggaggaaaagaaggatgccaagaaggaggagaagaggaaagataCCAAACCTGAGGTCAAAAAGATTTCCAAGCCAGACCTGAAGCCCTTTACCCCTGAGGTACGTAAGACCCTCTACAAAGCCAAGGCCCCCggcagagtcaagatggagaAGAGCCGGGCTGCCCGTGGGGAGAAGGAGCTGTCCTCTGAGCCCCGGACACCCCCAGCCCAAAAGGGGGCTGCACCATTCCCAACAAGGGAGCTGGCCTTGTCTTCACCAGAGGATCTCACACAGGACTTTGAGGAGTTGAAGCGTGAGGAGACGGGGTTGCTGGCTGAACAAAGGGACACAGGACTAGGAGAGAAACCACTCCCCCCAGACACTGCAGAGGAGGGACTCCCAAGCACAGCGGCCCCGGGGGCACCACCCTCTGTCCCAGGGCTGGAACCAGAAGAGCCTGTGATAAAGGAGAAAGAGGCTGTCCCAGACATCCCTGAGGAACAAGGCAGCAAGGACAGAGGCCCAGACTCTGGGgctgaaacagagaaagagagagctccCTGGGAGGAAAAGAAGGCAAAGGAATCAGAGGGGCTCCCCGACAGAACAGAAGCCAGAGAGGAAAGTGAACCTGAGGTAAAGGAGGATGTGATAGAGAAGGCCGAGTTAGAGGAAATGGAGGAGCTGCACCCTTCGgacgaggaggaagaggaagagacaaaggCTGAGGGTTTTTACCAAAAACATATACAAGAAGCCTTGACGGTAACGCCAAGGGGCAGGGAGGCTCTCGGGGGCCAGGAACTAGGACTCCAAGGCAAGGCCCCTGAGAAGGAGACCTCGTCTTTCCTAAGTAGCCTGGCCACCCCTGCAGGAGCCACTGAGCACGTCTCTTACATCCAGGACGAGACAATCCCTGGCTACTCAGAGACCGAGCAGACTATCTCAGATGAGGAGATCCACGATGAGCCGGAGGAGCGCGCAGCTCCACCTAGATTTCCTACAGGTACCTATGACCTCCCTGGGCCTGAAGGGCCTGGCCCCTTTGAGGCTAGCCAGCCTGCAGACAATGCTGTTCCCACCACCTCCAGCAAAGGCTATGGAGCGCCAGAGGCGGAACTCACCTACCCCCCCAACATGGTGGCCGCCCCTCTGGCTGAAGAGGAGCATGTGTCCTCAGCCACCTCAATCACTGAGTGTGACAAGCTTTCTTCCTTTGCCACATCCGTGGCTGAGGACCAGTCCGTGGCTTCACTCACAGCTCCCCAGACAGAGGAGACAGGCAAGAGCTCCCTGCTGCTTGACACGGTCACAAGCATCCCCTCATCCCACACGGAAGCCACTCAAGGCTTGGACTACGTGCCATCTGCTGGTACCATCTCACCCACCTCCTCACTGGAAGAAGACAAAGGTTTCAAATCACCACCCTGTGAGGAGTTCTCTGTGACTGGGGAgtcagagaagagaggagagattgTACGGAGAGGCTTGTCTGGAGAGAGAGCTGTGGAAGAggtagaggaagaggaggagaccgCAAATGTACAGATGTCTGAGAAACTTCACGGTCAGTATGAACCCATGATGTTTGCTGCCCCTGGGCACGCCCCACATCCAGGGGAACCAGCTGTTGGAGAAGCGGAGGAGCGCTGCCTCAGCCCAGATGACAGCACAGTGAAGATGGCCTCTCCCCCACCATCTGGCCCACCCAGTGCCACCCACACGCCCTTTCATCAGTCCCCAGTAGAAGAAAATTCTGAGCCCCAAGACTTTCAGGAAGCAGACTCCTGGGGAGATACTAAGCGTACACCAGGTGTGGGCAAGGAAGATGCTGCAGAAGGGACAGTCAAGCCAGGGCCTGAAGAGGGCACaccagaggaggaaggaaagctgCCTCCTCCCAGGAGCCCCCAGGCCCAGGAAGCACCCATCAGCATTGTTGGAGGACATGCAGGCTGTACCATCCAACTGCTGCCAGAACAGGACAAAGCAATAGTCTTTGAGACTGTGGAGGTGGGAGAGCCCACAGGGCTGATTCTGGAAACAGAAGCCCTTCCCAGAGATTTGAGAACATCACACCAAGAACCTGGTGAACCTCAGAAAGATGAGGTGCTCCGGTTTCCTGAGCGAGGCCTCTCCCCTGAAGAGGTGGAGTCCCTCTCTGTCCTCAGCGTGGTCTCCCCAGACATTGCCAGCCAAGAAGCCATCCCTAGGTCTCCCTGTGGCCTGACAGAGCAGCACCTACACAAAGACCTTTGGCCACAGGTATCTCCAGAAGACACCCGGTCGCTTTCTCTCTCAGAAGAGAGTCCCAGCAAGGAGACCTCTCTGGATATCTCTTCTAAGCAGCTGTCTCCAGAAAGCCTTGGCACCCTCCAGTTTGGGGAACTAAcccttggaaaggaagaaaaagggccTCTGATGCAGACTGAGGACACCTCTCACCGCCTAGCCCCTGTGTCTATTCCAGAAGCCCGTGCAGCCACAGTGTCACCTCCCACAGATGGGACCAGTGGATACGCTGCACAGGCAGACGTCACAGATGAGAGCCCTGACGGAAAATTACCTGCCAGCTCCTTCTCTCACTCTACACTGTTGGGAGATGGGAAGCACTCACCTGGAATGATCACAAGCCATGGTGAACACATTCTGACACCCGAGAGCTCCCTCACCAAGAGTCCTGAGTCCTTGCCAAGCCCTGCCATGGAGGATATTGCCATGGAGTGGGAAGGAAAAGTTCCAGAGTTGAAAGACAGACCCCCAGAGCAGAAGGAGAAGGGACCTGAGCCAAAGGATGAAGTCCTACAGCAGAAGGACAGAAGTCTGGCGCAGAAGGATACAGCCATCTGTCGGAAAGATGAGgttctggaagaaaaggacaaggCTGTGGAACAGCGGGATGAGGCTttggaacaaaaaggcagagactTAGAACATAGGGACACAGCCCTGGAACAAAAGGACAAGGCCCTGGAAGGAAAAGACAAAGACTTAGGACCTAAAGACAGAGACTTAGAACCAAAAGGCAAGACCTTGGAACAGGAGGACAAGGTCCCAGGAGAGAAAGATGAAATCTTAGAACAAAAAGTCAGAGACTCTGAACATAAAGACAAGGTTCCAGAGGACAAGGTCCCTGAACTGAAGGGCAAGGCCTTAGAACAGAAAGATGAAGCCCCTGAGCAGGACAAGGCCCCAGAACAGAAGGACAAGGCCTTGGAAAAGAAAGACCAGGCTTTAGAACAAAAATACTTGGCCCTAGAACAGAAGGGTGAAGCTCTGGAACAAAACATTAAGGCTGTTGAACAAAAAGACAAGATTCTGGAAGAGAAGGACAAAACTCAGGAGCAGGAGAGTCCTGTGCAGGAGGATGAAACCATGACACTAAAGGAGAAGATCCTAGAGGAAAAATCTCCAGAAAAAGTCAAGGCTGTGGGACAGAAGGAAGAAGCTCTGCTGGAGAAGACCAAAGCTCTGGGGCTGGAAGAGAGCCCAGTGCAGGAGGACAAGGCCCGGGAGCAGGACGAGAAGTGCTGGAAGGAGCAGGACGTGGTCCAGCAGTGGCAAGAAGCATCTCCAGCCAGAGGAGAGCCAGCTGGAGAACAGAAGGAGCCTGCCCGGACATGGGAGGACACATCTCCTGAGCAGGAGGACAGGTactggaggggcagggaggatgtGGTCCTGGAACAGGACACATACTGGAGGGAGCTGAGCTGTGAGCGGAAGGTCTGGTTCCCTCATGAGCTGGGTGGCCAGGGGGCCCGGCCACGGTTCACAGAAGAGCGGGAGAGCACTTTCCTCGATGAGGGGCCGGATGATGAGCAGGAAGTGCCCCCCTTGGAGCATACACCCAAGAGTCCCTGGGCCTCAGACTTTAAGGGCTTCCAGGAGCCCTCACCACAGAAGGAGCTGGAGGTGGAGCGCTGGCTTGCTGAGTCACCAGTTGGGCTGCCACCAGAGGAAGAGGACAAGCTGACTCGCTCCCCTTTTGAGATCATCTCTCCTCCGGCCTCCCCACCTGAGATGGTTGGACAGAGGGTTCCGCCGGCCACAGGACAAGACAGCCCTATCCCAGATGCTAAGCCCATGCCACCCATGAGGAATGAGCCCACCGCCCCCTCATGGCTGGCTGACATCCCACCATGGGTGCCCAAGGAcagacccctgccccctgcacccctctccccagctccagcTCCCCCAACACCTGCCCCACAGCCACTCACTCCTGCGCCCTTCTCTTGGGACACAGCCGAGTATGACAGTGTGGTGGCTGCAGTACAGGAGGGGGCAGCTGAGTTGGAAGGTGGGCCGTACTCCCCCCTAGGGAAGGACTACCGCAAGgctgaaggggaaagggaagaagaaggtGGGGTTGAGGTTCCTGACAGCAGCCCCTGCAGGTCAAAGGTCCCAGAGGCCGGCAAGAGCCATGCCTCTAAGGAGCCCGAGCAGACCGAGCCAGAGCAGAGAGAGCCCACACCCTATCCCGATGAGCGAAGCTTCCAGTACGCAGACATCTATGAGCAGATGATGTTCACTGGGCTGGGCCCTGCATGCCCCACTAGAGAGCCTCCACTTGGAGCAGCTGGGGATTGGCCCCCACACATCTCAACCAAGGAGGAGGCTGCTGGCCGAAGCACATCTGCAGAGAAGGAGTTTTCGTCTCCTGTCTCACCCCATCGCCTCCAATTCGACACTCCAACCTTCAGCTATGCAGCTCTGGCGGGACCCACCGTACCCCCCAAGCAGGAGCCTGAGCCAGGGCCAAGCGTGGATCCCAGCCTCACCCCACCTGCAATACCCCCCCGTGCTCCTATCCCCCAGAGCAAAGGCCCAAGCCCCCCACTTAATGGTAACATCCTGAGCCGTAGCCCAGATAGGAGAACCCCATCCCCCAAGGAACCAGGCCGTGGTCACTGGGATGACAGCACTAGTGACTTGGAGCTGGAGAAGGGGGCTCGGGAGCAGCCTGAGAAAGAGGCCCAGTCCCCAAGTCCCCCACAACCCATGCCTGCAGGCCCCTCCACCTTGTGGCCTGAAAGTGAGGCACATACCAGCCCTTCCTCGGACTCACACCTGGGTCCTGCCCGACCCAGCCTGGACTTCCCTGCATCAGCCTTTGGCTTCTCCTCATTGCAGCCAGCTCCTCCACAGCTGCCCTCTCCAGCGGAACCCCGCTCGGCACCCTGTGGGTCCCTTGCCTTCTCTGGTGACCGAGCTTTGGCTCTGGCTCCAGGGCCCCCCACCAGAGCCCGGCATGATGAGTACCTAGAAGTAACCAAGGCCCCCAGCCTGGACTCTTCACTGCCCCAGCTCCCATCACCCAGCTCTCCTGGGGCCCCTCTCTCCAGTCTGCCGCGACCTGCCTCACCAGCCCTATCTGAAGGCTCCTCTTCTGAGGCCACCACACCTGTGATTTCGAGTGTGGCTGAGCGCTTCCCTCCCGGCCTGGAGGCTGCAGAACAAGGGTCTGTAGAGCTGGTCCCAGGAATGGAACCAGCTGCCCATGGCCTCTGGGACCTCACTCCTCTGAGCCCAGCACCTCCAGCTTCACTGGACTTGGCCCCAGCTCTGGCTCCAAGCCTGCCTGGAGACATGGATGAGGGCACCCTGCCCTGCCGCCTGGAGTGCTCAGGGGCGGCCACCAGGAAGCCAAGCCCCTTACAGGGCCCCTCCAGGGATCGTGCCACCAATGGCCCAACGGAAACCAGCCCCaagcccccaggccctgccccagctgaggctgagaaaggaaAGGCTGAGGCCTGCCCCACCTGGGAACGTGGGGCCTGGCCTGAGGGAGCCGAGAGGAGCTCCAGGCCTGACACGCTGCTCTCCCCTGAGCAGCCACTGTGCCCTGGAGGGGCCTCTGGAGACCAACCTAGAAGTGTCTCCCCTGAGATGGAGGCTGGGCCCCAGGGATGTGCTGCTGAGCCCCGGCCCCATTGTGGGGAGCTCTCTCCATCCTTTCTGAACCCACCTCTGCCTCGATCCACGGATGACAGTGACCTCTTAACTGAGGAAGCTCGGCTGGTAGGGAGAGGGGGGCGGCGTCGGGTGGGGGCTGCAGGGGCCACAGGGGGCCCCTGCCCCGTGGCAGATGAGACACCCCCGACGTCAGTCAGCGACTCGGGCTCCTCGCAGTCAGATTCTGACGTTCCACCAGAAACTGAGGAGTGTCCATCCATCACAGCTGAGGCAGCCCTCGACTCAGATGAAGATGGGGACTTCCTGCCTGTGGACAAAGCTGGTGGGTTTAGTGGGACTCACCATCCCAGGCCTGGCCATGACCCACCCCCTATCCCCCAGCCAGACCCTCGCCCATCCCCTCCCCGCCCTGACGTGTGCATGGCTGACCCCGAGGGGCTCGGCTCAGAGTCTGGAAGGGTAGAGAGGCTACGGGAGAAGGAGAAGACACAGGGGAGAGTCGGCCGCAGGGCCCCAGGCAGGGCCAAACCAGCGTCTCCTGCCCAGCGTCTGGATCTTCGGGGAAAACGCTCACCCACCCCTGGTAAAGGGACTGCAGATCGAGCATCCCGGGTGCCACCCCGACCACGCAGCACTCCAAGCCAGGTCACCCCAGCAGAGGAAAAGGATGGACACAGCCCCATGTCCAAAGGCCTAGTCAATGGACTCAAGGCAGGACCAA CGGCCTTGGGTTCCAAGGGCGGCTCTGGCCCCCCTGTATATGTGGATCTTGCCTATATCCCGAATCATTGCAGTGGCAAGACTGCTGACCTTGACTTCTTCCGACGAGTGCGTGCATCCTACTATGTGGTCAGTGGGAATGACCCTGCCAATGGCGAGCCGAGCCGGGCTGTGCTGGATGCCCTGCTGGAGGGCAAGGCCCAGTGGGGGGAGAATCTTCAG GTAACTCTGATCCCTACTCACGACACGGAGGTGACTCGTGAGTGGTACCAGCAGACTCACGAGCAGCAGCAACAACTGAACGTTCTGGTCCTGGCGAGCAGCAGCACCGTGGTCATGCAGGATGAGTCCTTCCCAGCCTGCAAGATTGAGTTCTGA